The following coding sequences are from one Acidobacteriota bacterium window:
- a CDS encoding AtpZ/AtpI family protein, with product MRSSFRPRPWLPAGRGVPVAPGRPGNRPERPVAPKGGSGRIPRPADDVPPTPGGTLARVIRQAAPFLGAAWTLTAALLLGVMGGRWLDGRWNTEPWLTATGALVGLAVGLYEVARVALRLGQKRGR from the coding sequence GTGCGGTCGAGCTTCCGGCCGAGACCCTGGCTTCCAGCCGGGAGGGGGGTGCCGGTGGCGCCCGGAAGGCCCGGCAATCGCCCTGAACGACCGGTTGCGCCGAAGGGTGGATCTGGTAGGATTCCCCGCCCCGCGGACGATGTCCCGCCGACGCCGGGCGGCACCCTCGCGCGCGTCATCCGACAAGCGGCGCCCTTCCTCGGGGCGGCGTGGACTCTGACCGCGGCGCTCCTGCTGGGAGTGATGGGCGGGCGGTGGCTGGACGGCCGGTGGAACACCGAGCCGTGGCTCACCGCGACCGGGGCGCTGGTGGGACTCGCGGTCGGGTTGTACGAGGTGGCCCGGGTCGCGCTGCGCCTCGGGCAGAAGCGAGGACGGTGA
- a CDS encoding F0F1 ATP synthase subunit C, with amino-acid sequence MILFAPGVLAQEGGGLELGKMSAGFGAGLCAIGAGLGIGKLAAAAGEAIARQPSAASSITGAVNLPLFLLEGVAIIGLVVCLLIVFS; translated from the coding sequence ATGATCCTGTTCGCACCGGGTGTGCTCGCCCAGGAGGGCGGGGGCCTCGAGCTCGGAAAGATGAGTGCCGGATTCGGAGCGGGCCTGTGCGCCATCGGCGCCGGACTCGGTATCGGAAAGCTGGCGGCGGCGGCGGGGGAGGCGATCGCCCGGCAGCCGTCGGCGGCCTCCAGCATCACCGGAGCGGTCAACCTGCCGTTGTTCCTGCTCGAGGGCGTGGCGATCATCGGCCTCGTCGTCTGCCTGCTGATCGTCTTCTCCTGA
- a CDS encoding PEGA domain-containing protein has protein sequence MSSKTTKTYGRYEVVRLLGKGAVGEVYLAKDPALDRLVAIKTLPSLAALPPGERREVAARFTREARAAAGLTHPNIVTIYDVGEQDGVPYMAMEYLEGTTLDRHTRRGHLLPPQKVLEIGIQAAVALARAHAAGIVHRDVKPANLVLLPDGTVKITDFGLAKDPGTGLTAQDDILGTPNYMAPEQIAGRTIDGRADLFSLAVTLFELLTGELPFPGDSVSSVLYRIVNEPPRKLRDVAPDLPEDLERLLERMMAKDPAKRLPTGDEFAAALQRILERMGGVPSDLVLPAPAAPRRDGAARSKAPDGSESPRRRRTGLWIAGALAAGLAGVAALWTAPRWAGSDPLASVRPGIEARLSAWLGPLAERLRLAPPPLRIPVESDPPGLPLVLASPAEREGPGEVRLESGAHGVALLIPAWRREPVEIRVDDPCREGRAIIDPAAPPEAVVVRAAPRRATLPVDSDPPGASIQVDGTALGKTPARITLELCREHTVVLAAPGRVPARLRLPPAQDPGAWAAQLAGVALASIPDGRLVIPRAPYPVDVVDRATGRRIGRAGDTLALRPGRYRLRLRNPDLLYEALATATVRAGETETLEVEYPGLAYLTVRSVPFDAPVAVRPVGRAGRWVELGRTTLERRPLAAGAYEVRVEHPATGRAVLREVNLEDGAAVRLDIKPADWQ, from the coding sequence ATGTCCTCCAAGACGACGAAGACCTACGGTCGCTACGAGGTCGTCCGGCTGCTCGGCAAGGGGGCCGTGGGTGAAGTCTACCTCGCGAAAGACCCCGCGCTCGACCGGCTCGTCGCCATCAAGACGCTGCCGTCGCTCGCCGCGCTGCCGCCGGGCGAGCGGCGGGAGGTCGCCGCACGGTTCACCCGCGAGGCGCGGGCGGCCGCAGGACTGACCCACCCCAACATCGTCACCATCTACGACGTCGGCGAACAGGACGGCGTGCCCTACATGGCGATGGAGTACCTGGAGGGCACGACGCTGGACCGGCACACGCGTCGCGGCCACCTGCTTCCGCCGCAGAAGGTGCTCGAGATCGGGATCCAGGCCGCGGTGGCACTGGCGCGGGCCCACGCCGCCGGGATCGTCCACCGGGACGTCAAGCCGGCGAACCTGGTGCTCCTGCCGGACGGCACGGTGAAGATCACCGACTTCGGTCTCGCGAAGGACCCGGGTACCGGACTCACTGCCCAGGACGACATCCTCGGAACGCCGAATTACATGGCGCCGGAGCAGATCGCCGGCAGGACGATCGACGGGCGGGCGGATCTGTTCTCGCTGGCGGTGACCCTCTTCGAGCTGCTCACGGGAGAGCTTCCCTTTCCCGGGGATTCCGTCTCGTCGGTTCTCTACCGGATCGTGAACGAGCCGCCTCGCAAACTCCGAGACGTTGCCCCCGACTTGCCGGAGGATCTCGAGCGCCTGCTCGAGCGGATGATGGCCAAGGACCCGGCGAAACGCCTGCCCACCGGCGACGAGTTCGCCGCCGCCCTCCAGCGGATCCTCGAGCGGATGGGTGGCGTCCCGTCCGACCTCGTCCTGCCGGCGCCGGCGGCGCCGCGGCGGGACGGCGCCGCGCGGTCGAAGGCACCGGACGGCTCCGAGTCGCCGCGTCGGCGCCGGACCGGACTCTGGATCGCCGGCGCGCTCGCCGCCGGTCTCGCGGGGGTCGCGGCCTTGTGGACGGCGCCGCGATGGGCGGGCAGCGATCCGCTGGCGTCGGTGCGGCCGGGGATCGAGGCGAGACTCAGCGCGTGGCTCGGGCCGCTGGCGGAAAGACTCCGCCTCGCCCCGCCCCCGCTCCGGATTCCGGTCGAGAGCGATCCGCCGGGGCTTCCTCTCGTGCTGGCCTCACCGGCGGAGCGGGAGGGACCGGGTGAGGTCCGCCTCGAAAGCGGAGCCCACGGGGTCGCCCTGCTGATTCCCGCCTGGCGGCGCGAGCCGGTGGAGATCCGCGTGGACGACCCGTGCCGGGAAGGTCGCGCGATCATCGATCCGGCGGCACCTCCCGAGGCGGTGGTGGTGCGTGCAGCTCCGCGGCGCGCGACGTTGCCGGTGGACAGCGATCCCCCCGGCGCCTCGATCCAGGTCGACGGGACCGCTCTCGGCAAGACCCCGGCGCGGATCACCCTCGAGCTTTGCCGGGAGCACACCGTCGTGCTCGCGGCGCCGGGGCGCGTCCCGGCCAGGCTGCGGCTGCCGCCCGCGCAAGACCCGGGCGCGTGGGCCGCTCAGCTCGCCGGCGTCGCGCTCGCGAGCATCCCGGACGGGAGGCTGGTGATCCCGCGCGCGCCCTATCCGGTCGACGTCGTCGATCGAGCCACCGGGAGGCGGATCGGCCGGGCGGGGGACACACTCGCGCTCCGTCCCGGCCGCTACCGGCTGCGCCTCCGCAATCCCGATCTCCTGTACGAGGCGCTGGCGACCGCGACCGTGCGGGCCGGCGAGACGGAGACGCTGGAGGTCGAGTATCCGGGACTCGCCTACCTCACGGTCCGCTCGGTGCCGTTCGACGCCCCGGTGGCGGTGCGGCCGGTCGGCCGGGCCGGCCGGTGGGTGGAGCTGGGCCGGACCACCCTCGAGCGCCGTCCCCTCGCCGCCGGAGCCTACGAAGTCCGCGTGGAGCACCCCGCCACCGGGCGCGCCGTTCTTCGCGAGGTGAACCTGGAAGACGGCGCGGCGGTGCGGCTCGACATCAAGCCCGCGGACTGGCAGTGA
- the atpF gene encoding ATP synthase F0 subunit B, whose amino-acid sequence MTSGPLAVSMALAAAEAGGEGNPLLRVTPGLWLWTVLIFLLLLAVLYRFGWGMLIEKLDQRDRSIRGAIEEARREREEAAKLLAEHERLLAETRRKTAEMVAEAQREAKSERQRILAEARAEYDKTIERGRQQIEQETRAAVAEIRRQAAELAIEVTRRMLPELLDAERHRALAEKFVSEL is encoded by the coding sequence ATGACGTCGGGACCGCTCGCCGTGTCGATGGCTCTCGCCGCCGCAGAGGCCGGCGGCGAGGGCAATCCGCTCCTCCGCGTCACACCCGGGCTGTGGCTGTGGACGGTCCTGATCTTCCTCCTGCTGCTGGCGGTGCTCTACCGCTTCGGGTGGGGGATGCTGATCGAGAAGCTCGACCAGCGCGACCGGTCCATCCGGGGGGCGATCGAGGAGGCGCGGCGGGAGCGCGAGGAGGCGGCGAAACTCCTCGCCGAGCACGAGCGGCTGCTCGCGGAGACGCGGCGGAAGACCGCCGAGATGGTCGCCGAGGCCCAGCGGGAGGCGAAGTCGGAGCGGCAGCGCATCCTCGCCGAGGCGCGGGCGGAGTACGACAAGACGATCGAGCGCGGCCGTCAGCAGATCGAGCAGGAGACCCGCGCGGCCGTGGCGGAGATCCGGAGGCAAGCCGCCGAGCTGGCGATCGAAGTCACCCGCCGGATGCTTCCGGAACTCCTCGACGCCGAACGTCACCGCGCCCTGGCGGAGAAGTTCGTCTCGGAGCTGTGA
- the atpB gene encoding ATP synthase F0 subunit A has protein sequence MIGSLAPIAVSGAEAFDPGEVIIHHVANSDTWAFGTSKAVLMMGLAAVLVAVGMLRAARGYDGDGVPVTRWAQMIDPFVQHFYRDIAWQYVGPKWARRVTPLLLNFFFFILCCNLLGLVPLSEIAALVGHALTGHEPFFAHGAATATGNFNVTMSLAAITFFAIHLFGIRQQGVVKHFGHLLGPPGVPAFVRPLLFVIEVLSMFVKPFALTMRLAANMTAGHMALLALMSIPFILKKISAGVALASGFGAVVPLAVGISLLEIIVCFVQAYVFALLSGVFIGLAVHEQH, from the coding sequence ATGATCGGATCGCTGGCACCGATCGCCGTGAGCGGGGCTGAGGCCTTCGATCCGGGCGAGGTGATCATCCACCATGTCGCCAACAGCGACACGTGGGCGTTCGGTACCTCCAAAGCCGTGCTGATGATGGGTCTGGCGGCGGTGCTGGTCGCGGTCGGCATGCTCCGCGCCGCGAGGGGATACGACGGCGATGGGGTCCCCGTGACGCGGTGGGCGCAGATGATCGACCCCTTCGTCCAGCACTTCTACCGGGACATCGCCTGGCAGTACGTCGGCCCCAAATGGGCCCGAAGGGTCACACCCCTGCTGCTGAACTTCTTCTTCTTCATCCTCTGCTGCAACCTTCTGGGGCTCGTACCCCTGTCGGAGATCGCGGCTCTCGTGGGCCACGCCCTCACCGGCCACGAGCCCTTTTTCGCCCACGGAGCGGCCACCGCCACCGGGAATTTCAACGTCACGATGTCGCTGGCGGCGATCACCTTTTTCGCCATCCACCTGTTCGGTATCCGGCAGCAGGGCGTGGTCAAGCACTTCGGGCACCTGCTCGGGCCGCCTGGCGTGCCCGCCTTCGTGAGGCCGCTGCTCTTCGTGATCGAGGTCCTGTCGATGTTCGTCAAGCCATTCGCGCTGACGATGCGACTCGCGGCCAACATGACGGCCGGGCACATGGCGCTCCTCGCCCTGATGTCGATCCCGTTCATCCTGAAGAAGATCTCGGCGGGCGTCGCGCTGGCTTCCGGGTTCGGTGCGGTGGTTCCGCTCGCCGTGGGAATCAGCCTGCTGGAGATCATCGTCTGTTTCGTGCAGGCTTATGTTTTCGCGCTCCTGAGCGGAGTGTTCATCGGTTTGGCGGTTCACGAGCAACATTGA
- a CDS encoding CPBP family intramembrane metalloprotease, which produces MRLRRARRTLDDVTGLSALLRRPWPPPLAITVLLAGIGGASLLRSFHDGTPRLLPGPAGSLLGWTVFAMAAGAAAAWVTGADRLEPPERRGARLTLGKLLPFLLLLFLEKWITEELLDGAYGWIGRRFHDPRAADAAYRLWTGLALAGVGLAGALLLRPIRPRLARLLEPIRLGSALALLGGSLAALIALPAAVGALEGGLHWTRPAAAGALLWLVASSQLVRGIAEELYYRGLIQTALARLLAESGLGEGRPARTIAIGAVSVGFAVEHIDPSADLRGAVPSLLFVLVFGALLGVLLETSRNLYLVMLVHTVVNWAVAGILPAPADQAGGPLLPPVPFVLLLVTFVFGGVVASHRRRGFA; this is translated from the coding sequence TTGCGGCTTCGCCGGGCGCGCCGCACCTTGGACGACGTGACCGGCCTGTCCGCCTTGCTGCGGCGCCCCTGGCCGCCGCCCCTGGCGATCACGGTGCTCCTCGCCGGGATCGGAGGGGCCAGCCTGCTCCGCTCCTTCCACGATGGAACTCCTCGCCTCCTCCCGGGACCCGCGGGGAGCCTCCTCGGCTGGACGGTCTTCGCGATGGCCGCGGGCGCCGCGGCGGCATGGGTCACCGGCGCGGATCGGCTCGAGCCGCCCGAGCGGCGAGGTGCACGCCTGACCCTCGGGAAGCTGCTGCCGTTCCTCCTGCTGCTCTTCCTGGAGAAGTGGATCACCGAAGAGCTGCTCGACGGGGCGTACGGCTGGATCGGGCGCCGCTTCCACGACCCGCGCGCTGCGGACGCCGCCTATCGCCTTTGGACCGGTCTCGCGCTCGCGGGCGTCGGCCTTGCCGGCGCGCTCCTCCTGCGGCCGATCCGGCCGCGTCTCGCACGGCTCCTCGAACCGATTCGCCTCGGAAGTGCGCTGGCGCTTCTCGGCGGGTCGCTCGCCGCTCTGATCGCGCTGCCCGCGGCCGTGGGAGCGCTCGAGGGAGGTCTCCACTGGACGCGGCCGGCGGCCGCCGGTGCGCTCCTATGGCTGGTCGCCTCTTCCCAGCTCGTTCGTGGCATCGCGGAAGAGCTCTACTACCGGGGGTTGATCCAGACGGCGCTGGCGCGCCTTCTCGCCGAATCGGGTCTCGGAGAGGGGCGCCCGGCGAGGACGATCGCGATCGGCGCCGTCTCGGTGGGCTTCGCCGTCGAGCACATCGACCCGTCGGCGGATCTCCGTGGCGCCGTGCCGTCGTTGCTCTTCGTGCTGGTGTTCGGGGCGCTGCTCGGGGTCTTGCTCGAGACTTCGCGCAATCTCTACCTGGTGATGCTCGTGCACACCGTCGTGAACTGGGCAGTCGCTGGAATCCTGCCGGCTCCCGCCGACCAGGCGGGAGGGCCGCTGCTCCCGCCGGTGCCCTTCGTGCTGCTTCTCGTGACGTTCGTGTTCGGCGGCGTGGTGGCGTCGCACCGGCGACGCGGGTTCGCTTGA
- a CDS encoding sigma-54-dependent Fis family transcriptional regulator, whose product MTTDGTPEAPGRADPGRVLIVDDERGVREVTAHRLKALGHEVDDVGSLAQAAARVHARPYDVVLTDLMLADGTGIDLLEQVKADGLDVEVIIMTGRGGVEDAVRAIRRGAYDFITKPLDRTRLELVISKALEKRRLERDLARLSRGERDGFGDLVGSSAPMQALYRVLEKAAESDSTVLLLGESGTGKEVAARAIHERSKRRGGPFVPVHCGALPRDLLESELFGHRRGAFTGADRDKRGLIAAADGGTLFLDELGTAPPALQVKLLRVLQEHCVRPLGGVEDVKVDVRVIAATNADLDAEIEAGRFRSDLYFRLATVVVRLPPLREHREDIPLMVGVLCDRIARRTGRAVRLSPRAVERLMAYDWPGNVRELEHVIERAALLCDGPLIRARDLPLDPPAVENRIPTLEELEREHIERVLKLCGGNKLKAARLLGIPRGNLYRRLQRYGIGRDGSAGGAEARTPGKGVPGTKPPAGGP is encoded by the coding sequence ATGACGACTGACGGAACGCCGGAGGCTCCGGGACGCGCCGACCCGGGCAGGGTCCTGATCGTCGACGACGAGCGCGGCGTGCGCGAGGTCACCGCGCACCGGCTCAAGGCTCTCGGGCACGAAGTCGACGACGTGGGCAGCCTCGCGCAGGCGGCGGCGAGGGTTCACGCGCGGCCCTACGACGTCGTCCTCACCGACCTGATGCTGGCGGACGGGACGGGGATCGATCTGCTCGAGCAGGTGAAGGCGGACGGACTCGATGTCGAGGTGATCATCATGACGGGCCGCGGCGGCGTCGAGGATGCCGTTCGCGCCATCCGCCGGGGCGCCTACGACTTCATCACCAAGCCACTCGACCGGACCCGATTGGAGCTGGTGATCAGCAAGGCTCTCGAGAAGCGGAGGCTGGAACGGGACCTGGCGAGACTTTCGCGGGGCGAACGCGACGGATTCGGCGATCTGGTCGGCTCCTCGGCGCCGATGCAGGCGCTTTACCGGGTGCTCGAGAAGGCGGCGGAGAGCGACAGCACCGTGCTCCTTCTCGGCGAATCGGGCACCGGGAAGGAAGTGGCGGCGCGGGCGATCCACGAGCGTTCGAAGCGTCGCGGCGGCCCGTTCGTGCCGGTGCACTGCGGGGCCCTGCCGCGCGATCTGCTCGAAAGCGAGCTGTTCGGCCATCGTCGGGGCGCCTTCACCGGGGCCGATCGCGACAAGCGCGGCCTGATCGCGGCGGCGGACGGCGGGACGCTCTTCCTGGACGAGCTGGGAACCGCGCCTCCGGCGTTGCAGGTCAAGCTCCTCCGGGTCCTCCAGGAGCACTGCGTGCGTCCTCTCGGCGGCGTCGAGGACGTCAAGGTCGACGTGCGCGTCATCGCCGCGACGAACGCCGACCTGGACGCCGAGATCGAGGCGGGACGTTTCCGGTCCGATCTTTATTTCCGCCTGGCGACCGTCGTCGTGAGGCTGCCGCCCCTTCGCGAGCACCGCGAGGACATCCCCCTGATGGTGGGTGTGCTGTGCGACCGTATCGCGCGGCGGACCGGACGGGCCGTCCGGTTGAGCCCCCGGGCGGTCGAGCGCCTGATGGCGTACGACTGGCCCGGCAACGTCCGGGAACTCGAGCACGTGATCGAACGTGCCGCGCTGCTGTGCGACGGCCCCTTGATCCGCGCCCGCGACCTGCCGCTCGATCCGCCCGCCGTCGAGAACCGGATCCCGACGCTGGAGGAGTTGGAGCGGGAGCACATCGAGCGCGTGCTCAAGCTGTGCGGCGGCAACAAGCTGAAGGCGGCGCGCCTGCTCGGGATCCCCCGGGGAAACCTGTACCGGCGCCTGCAGCGGTACGGGATCGGCCGGGACGGCTCGGCCGGCGGAGCGGAGGCGCGAACGCCGGGAAAGGGCGTCCCGGGGACGAAGCCTCCCGCCGGGGGGCCTTGA
- a CDS encoding PDZ domain-containing protein has product MHRGDVPDFPRKLIDRDPALARLARKAAPEADLVAAWIDGRDMVRPTVWLALVVPDPGIIEATGWRPDDPAAETATLGVFAVSLPAQRTYLGFDLVERRFGPPVVAAVQPGGPAEAAGVAPGMVLTAIDGRPVGSAEDLARLRAVLAPGQRVALSFGLGREPKVVELKAERTLAAPNPARLHGLLAPALARARSQRLAGDPWQRVAGGLWAGMILARLGESEAAARVLDRTTIEPALDPPGDARGTVLFVLERLFRSLANQEYAEELRARRSLLEGARYGGRDGPPLRYADAESPPSR; this is encoded by the coding sequence ATGCACCGCGGAGACGTCCCCGACTTCCCGCGGAAGCTGATCGATCGGGATCCGGCGCTCGCACGTCTCGCGAGAAAGGCGGCGCCCGAGGCCGACCTCGTCGCCGCCTGGATCGACGGCCGCGACATGGTGCGGCCCACCGTCTGGCTGGCCCTGGTGGTTCCGGACCCGGGGATCATCGAGGCGACCGGCTGGCGGCCCGACGATCCGGCAGCCGAAACCGCGACCCTCGGGGTGTTCGCGGTGAGCCTCCCGGCGCAGCGAACCTACCTGGGTTTCGACCTGGTGGAGCGCCGCTTCGGTCCCCCGGTGGTGGCCGCGGTGCAGCCGGGTGGTCCCGCCGAAGCCGCCGGCGTCGCGCCCGGAATGGTGCTGACCGCGATCGACGGCCGGCCGGTCGGCTCTGCCGAAGATCTCGCCCGGCTCCGGGCCGTCTTGGCGCCCGGACAACGGGTCGCACTGTCGTTCGGCCTCGGGCGGGAGCCCAAGGTGGTCGAGCTGAAGGCGGAACGGACGCTGGCGGCCCCGAACCCCGCGCGCCTCCACGGCCTTCTCGCGCCGGCTCTCGCGCGGGCACGAAGCCAGCGCCTCGCCGGCGACCCTTGGCAACGGGTCGCGGGCGGCCTGTGGGCGGGCATGATCCTCGCCCGCCTCGGCGAATCGGAGGCCGCCGCGAGGGTGCTCGACCGCACCACGATCGAGCCCGCGCTGGACCCGCCCGGCGATGCGCGCGGCACGGTGCTCTTCGTGCTCGAGCGCCTGTTCCGCTCGCTCGCGAACCAGGAGTACGCGGAGGAGCTGCGGGCGCGGAGGTCGCTGCTCGAAGGTGCCCGCTACGGCGGCCGGGACGGCCCGCCCCTCCGGTACGCCGACGCCGAGTCACCGCCGTCTCGTTGA